Proteins encoded by one window of Channa argus isolate prfri chromosome 1, Channa argus male v1.0, whole genome shotgun sequence:
- the inpp5f gene encoding phosphatidylinositide phosphatase SAC2 isoform X1 has protein sequence MELFQAKDQYILQSGDRALWCSRQDGTMTVRPATDLLLAWNPVCLGLVEGVIGKIQLHADLPLGLVLIRQKALVGHLPGNHKVYKITKIAVIPLSDEEPQELELELCKKHHFGIDKPEKLTQSPDDSKFLMKTLSQIKSNVAVPIKKKYSPAFQVKENKEKERLERRLLDELYKIFMDSDSFYYSMTYDLTNSVQRQGDSNKSNLPLWKQVDDRFFWNKHMIQDLIDLQVPEVDVWVVPIIQGFVQVEELVVNYNETSDDDRSSPETPPQEITCVDDIHPRFTVALISRRSRHRAGMRYKRRGVDADGHVANYVETEQLIHVHSHTLSFVQTRGSVPVFWSQAGYRYNPRPRLEKGEKETMSYFAAHFEEQLKLYKKQVIVNLVDQSGREKIIGDAYIKQVLLYNNPNLTYVSFDFHEHCRGMKFENVQILTDAISDIIADMKWAWVDQAGVICKQEGIFRVNCMDCLDRTNVVQAAVARVVMEQQLKKLGVMPPEQPLPPKCYRIYQIMWANNGDTISKQYAGTAALKGDFTRTGERKLAGVMKDGVNSANRYYLNRFRDAYRQAVIDLMMGLPVTEDLYSIFSKEKEHEEKEKESQRGAQEQVSLLLQTYMQLLLLDDEKFHGGWALINCDMSLIDATNKDVDVLLLLSDKAYYIAYYDEEADKVNQYQRLNLDGLEKIEIGPEPTLFGKPKFCCMRLHYRNQETSGYFHTLRAATRNPEDDGKDTLQCIAEMLRITKQATGLDCLVVEKKLDRRQSKPYEDIMGIQNKPADQVQGSSGLAQGRSYLLNKFSSLNQKVKQTKTNVNIGPFKPLGKLGNFSKPEVKVNFLKPTMHVNLWKSDSSLETSDNVPSTGVLKDIGDEHSEISDDSDSYNSDPEQPCSGSLENVDYVLPSCGIVASNPRLGSRSQSIGSVELNIPSVIRVTGCDGKQESSSQVSDDKSPGAASLAEEAILIDFGTPIDAYCHQFVHDAQTKPVEVFGEQLPAAVPPLNPLVPVQNKSPADSDKQPSSTTQHQQKEPQLPRPSQLDVQSTTSSSNLLTVQKPSSAVSGGSQRSLCSHLEGSLGPSPADSNGSRVVSPFAKIKSSMVQVASLTQAGFTQGINFAVAKVQKSPDPDTVNETQESELKAMFTQCQTRIIQI, from the exons TGTTAGCTTGGAATCCAGTGTGTTTGGGTTTAGTGGAAGGAGTCATTGGAAAAATACAGCTCCATGCTG ATCTTCCTCTTGGCCTCGTATTAATCCGCCAGAAAGCCCTGGTGGGCCATTTACCAGGCAACCACAAAGTGTACAAGATCACCAAGATAGCTGTCATCCCTCTGTCTGACGAGGAGCCCCAGGAGCTTGAGCTGGAG ctttgtAAGAAGCATCACTTTGGAATCGACAAGCCAGAGAAACTGACCCAGTCTCCTGATGACTCCAAGTTTTTGATGAAAACTTTAAGTCAGATCAAATCTAATGTAGCTGTGCCCATCAAGAAAAAG TATTCCCCTGCCTTCCAGGtcaaggaaaacaaagaaaaagaacgGTTGGAGAGGCGTCTGTTGGATGAGCTCTACAAGATATTCATGGACTCAGATTCCTTCTATTACAGCATGACCTATGACTTGACAAACAGTGTGCAGCGTCAAGGAGACTCCAATAAGTCCAACTTACCCCTGTGGAAACAG GTGGATGACCGTTTTTTCTGGAATAAACACATGATCCAAGATCTTATTGACCTTCAG GTACCAGAGGTTGACGTCTGGGTGGTACCAATCATCCAGGGGTTTGTCCAGGTAGAGGAACTTGTTGTGAACTACAATGAGACCTCTGATGACGACAGGAGCAGCCCTGAGACACCACCACAAGAAATCACCTGTGTTGATGACATCCATCCCCGTTTCACTGTGGCCCTAATCTCCAGGCGGAGCCGCCACCGTGCAG GGATGCGCTACAAACGCAGAGGGGTTGATGCAGATGGCCATGTGGCCAACTATGTGGAAACAGAGCAGCTGATCCATGTGCACAGCCACACTCTGTCCTTTGTGCAGACTCGTGGCTCAGTGCCTGTCTTCTGGAGCCAGGCAGGGTATCGCTACAATCCCCGGCCACGCTTAGAAAAAG gagagaaagagactaTGTCTTACTTTGCTGCTCATTTTGAAGAACAGCTCAAACTTTATAAGAAGCAG GTCATCGTTAACTTGGTGGATCAAAGTGGACgagagaagatcattggtgatgCTTATATAAAGCAAGTTCTACTTTACAACAACCCAAACCTCACATATGTTTCATTTGATTTCCATGAACATTG CCGAGGTATGAAGTTTGAAAATGTGCAGATACTGACCGATGCAATTTCTGATATCATCGCTGACATGAAGTGGGCCTG GGTGGACCAAGCCGGAGTCATCTGCAAACAGGAGGGAATCTTTAGAGTCAACTGTATGGATTGTCTTGACAGGACCAACGTGGTTCAGGCTGCTGTTGCTCGGGTGGTGATGGAGCAACAG CTGAAGAAACTGGGTGTGATGCCTCCAGAGCAGCCTTTACCTCCGAAGTGCTATAGGATTTATCAGATAATGTGGGCCAACAATGGAGACACTATCAGTAAACAGTATGCAGGCACAGCAGCACTTAAG GGAGATTTTACCAGGACAGGGGAGAGGAAACTGGCTGGAGTAATGAAGGACGGAGTGAACTCTGCCAACCGCTACTATCTGAACCGCTTTAGGGATGCTTACAGACAAGCAGTCATTG ACTTGATGATGGGGCTGCCAGTGACAGAGGATCTCTACTCCATCTTCAGCAAAGAGAAGGAgcatgaagagaaagagaaagagagccAAAGGGGAGCTCAGGAGCAAGTTAGCCTCCTGCTGCAGACCTACATGCAGCTTTTGCTCCTAGATGATGAGAAGTTTCATGGTGGTTGGGCGCTCATCAATTGTGACATGAG CCTCATTGACGCAACCAACAAAGATGTGGATGTTCTGCTGCTTCTGTCTGACAAGGCATATTACATTGCTTA TTACGATGAAGAAGCAGATAAAGTTAACCAATACCAGCGTCTCAATTTAGATGGTTtggaaaagattgaaattg GTCCAGAGCCTACTCTGTTTGGGAAGCCAAAGTTCTGCTGTATGCGTTTGCATTACAGAAATCAAGAAACAAGTGGCTACTTTCACACACTGAGAGCAGCAACACGGAATCCTGAGGATGATGGAAAAG ATACATTGCAATGCATAGCTGAGATGCTTCGCATAACAAAACAAGCCACGGGGCTCGATTGTCTTGTGGTTGAAAAGAAGCTTGATAG ACGACAGAGTAAACCTTATGAGGATATCATGGGGATTCAGAACAAACCTGCTGATCAGGTCCAGGGTAGCTCCGGTCTGGCACAGGGCAGGAGTTACCTCCTCAACAAATTTTCCTCTCTCAATCAGAAAGTCAAACAGACCAAGACGAATGTGAACATTGGCCCCTTCAAACCCCTTGGGAAGCTGGGTAACTTCTCTAAGCCTGAAGTGAAAGTCAATTTCCTAAAACCAACTATGCATGTCAACCTGTGGAAGTCAGACAGCAGTTTGGAAACATCAGATAATGTCCCAAGTACGGGAGTGTTGAAGGACATCGGTGACGAGCACTCTGAAATCTCAGATGACTCTGACTCCTATAATTCAGACCCAGAACAACCATGTTCTGGTTCTTTAGAAAATGTGGACTATGTGCTGCCTAGCTGCGGCATAGTAGCATCAAACCCACGTCTGGGCAGCCGCTCCCAGTCTATTGGTAGCGTGGAGTTGAATATCCCTTCTGTTATCCGGGTCACTGGCTGTGACGGAAAGCAGGAAAGCTCCTCTCAAGTCAGTGATGACAAATCTCCTGGGGCCGCCTCACTGGCTGAAGAAGCCATTCTGATTGACTTTGGTACTCCTATTGATGCCTATTGCCACCAGTTTGTTCATGATGCACAAACCAAACCTGTTGAGGTGTTTGGAGAACAGCTACCAGCTGCTGTCCCACCACTCAACCCCCTGGTGCCTGTGCAGAACAAATCCCCAGCAGACTCAGACAAACAGCCAAGTTCCACAACACAGCATCAGCAAAAAGAGCCTCAGCTCCCCAGACCATCCCAGCTAGACGTTCAGTCCACTACCTCCAGTTCCAACCTCCTcacagtccagaaacctagctCTGCGGTCTCAGGAGGCTCTCAGAGGAGTCTGTGTTCACATTTGGAGGGAAGCCTCGGCCCTTCACCTGCTGACAGCAACGGCAGCCGAGTGGTGTCCCCCTTTGCCAAGATCAAGAGCTCCATGGTCCAAGTGGCCAGCCTCACCCAGGCTGGGTTTACCCAGGGCATCAACTTTGCTGTGGCAAAGGTACAGAAGAGCCCCGACCCAGATACTGTCAATGAGACCCAAGAGAGTGAGCTGAAGGCAATGTTTACACAGTGCCAGACCAGGATCATTCAGATCTAG
- the inpp5f gene encoding phosphatidylinositide phosphatase SAC2 isoform X2: protein MELFQAKDQYILQSGDRALWCSRQDGTMTVRPATDLLLAWNPVCLGLVEGVIGKIQLHADLPLGLVLIRQKALVGHLPGNHKVYKITKIAVIPLSDEEPQELELELCKKHHFGIDKPEKLTQSPDDSKFLMKTLSQIKSNVAVPIKKKVKENKEKERLERRLLDELYKIFMDSDSFYYSMTYDLTNSVQRQGDSNKSNLPLWKQVDDRFFWNKHMIQDLIDLQVPEVDVWVVPIIQGFVQVEELVVNYNETSDDDRSSPETPPQEITCVDDIHPRFTVALISRRSRHRAGMRYKRRGVDADGHVANYVETEQLIHVHSHTLSFVQTRGSVPVFWSQAGYRYNPRPRLEKGEKETMSYFAAHFEEQLKLYKKQVIVNLVDQSGREKIIGDAYIKQVLLYNNPNLTYVSFDFHEHCRGMKFENVQILTDAISDIIADMKWAWVDQAGVICKQEGIFRVNCMDCLDRTNVVQAAVARVVMEQQLKKLGVMPPEQPLPPKCYRIYQIMWANNGDTISKQYAGTAALKGDFTRTGERKLAGVMKDGVNSANRYYLNRFRDAYRQAVIDLMMGLPVTEDLYSIFSKEKEHEEKEKESQRGAQEQVSLLLQTYMQLLLLDDEKFHGGWALINCDMSLIDATNKDVDVLLLLSDKAYYIAYYDEEADKVNQYQRLNLDGLEKIEIGPEPTLFGKPKFCCMRLHYRNQETSGYFHTLRAATRNPEDDGKDTLQCIAEMLRITKQATGLDCLVVEKKLDRRQSKPYEDIMGIQNKPADQVQGSSGLAQGRSYLLNKFSSLNQKVKQTKTNVNIGPFKPLGKLGNFSKPEVKVNFLKPTMHVNLWKSDSSLETSDNVPSTGVLKDIGDEHSEISDDSDSYNSDPEQPCSGSLENVDYVLPSCGIVASNPRLGSRSQSIGSVELNIPSVIRVTGCDGKQESSSQVSDDKSPGAASLAEEAILIDFGTPIDAYCHQFVHDAQTKPVEVFGEQLPAAVPPLNPLVPVQNKSPADSDKQPSSTTQHQQKEPQLPRPSQLDVQSTTSSSNLLTVQKPSSAVSGGSQRSLCSHLEGSLGPSPADSNGSRVVSPFAKIKSSMVQVASLTQAGFTQGINFAVAKVQKSPDPDTVNETQESELKAMFTQCQTRIIQI, encoded by the exons TGTTAGCTTGGAATCCAGTGTGTTTGGGTTTAGTGGAAGGAGTCATTGGAAAAATACAGCTCCATGCTG ATCTTCCTCTTGGCCTCGTATTAATCCGCCAGAAAGCCCTGGTGGGCCATTTACCAGGCAACCACAAAGTGTACAAGATCACCAAGATAGCTGTCATCCCTCTGTCTGACGAGGAGCCCCAGGAGCTTGAGCTGGAG ctttgtAAGAAGCATCACTTTGGAATCGACAAGCCAGAGAAACTGACCCAGTCTCCTGATGACTCCAAGTTTTTGATGAAAACTTTAAGTCAGATCAAATCTAATGTAGCTGTGCCCATCAAGAAAAAG GtcaaggaaaacaaagaaaaagaacgGTTGGAGAGGCGTCTGTTGGATGAGCTCTACAAGATATTCATGGACTCAGATTCCTTCTATTACAGCATGACCTATGACTTGACAAACAGTGTGCAGCGTCAAGGAGACTCCAATAAGTCCAACTTACCCCTGTGGAAACAG GTGGATGACCGTTTTTTCTGGAATAAACACATGATCCAAGATCTTATTGACCTTCAG GTACCAGAGGTTGACGTCTGGGTGGTACCAATCATCCAGGGGTTTGTCCAGGTAGAGGAACTTGTTGTGAACTACAATGAGACCTCTGATGACGACAGGAGCAGCCCTGAGACACCACCACAAGAAATCACCTGTGTTGATGACATCCATCCCCGTTTCACTGTGGCCCTAATCTCCAGGCGGAGCCGCCACCGTGCAG GGATGCGCTACAAACGCAGAGGGGTTGATGCAGATGGCCATGTGGCCAACTATGTGGAAACAGAGCAGCTGATCCATGTGCACAGCCACACTCTGTCCTTTGTGCAGACTCGTGGCTCAGTGCCTGTCTTCTGGAGCCAGGCAGGGTATCGCTACAATCCCCGGCCACGCTTAGAAAAAG gagagaaagagactaTGTCTTACTTTGCTGCTCATTTTGAAGAACAGCTCAAACTTTATAAGAAGCAG GTCATCGTTAACTTGGTGGATCAAAGTGGACgagagaagatcattggtgatgCTTATATAAAGCAAGTTCTACTTTACAACAACCCAAACCTCACATATGTTTCATTTGATTTCCATGAACATTG CCGAGGTATGAAGTTTGAAAATGTGCAGATACTGACCGATGCAATTTCTGATATCATCGCTGACATGAAGTGGGCCTG GGTGGACCAAGCCGGAGTCATCTGCAAACAGGAGGGAATCTTTAGAGTCAACTGTATGGATTGTCTTGACAGGACCAACGTGGTTCAGGCTGCTGTTGCTCGGGTGGTGATGGAGCAACAG CTGAAGAAACTGGGTGTGATGCCTCCAGAGCAGCCTTTACCTCCGAAGTGCTATAGGATTTATCAGATAATGTGGGCCAACAATGGAGACACTATCAGTAAACAGTATGCAGGCACAGCAGCACTTAAG GGAGATTTTACCAGGACAGGGGAGAGGAAACTGGCTGGAGTAATGAAGGACGGAGTGAACTCTGCCAACCGCTACTATCTGAACCGCTTTAGGGATGCTTACAGACAAGCAGTCATTG ACTTGATGATGGGGCTGCCAGTGACAGAGGATCTCTACTCCATCTTCAGCAAAGAGAAGGAgcatgaagagaaagagaaagagagccAAAGGGGAGCTCAGGAGCAAGTTAGCCTCCTGCTGCAGACCTACATGCAGCTTTTGCTCCTAGATGATGAGAAGTTTCATGGTGGTTGGGCGCTCATCAATTGTGACATGAG CCTCATTGACGCAACCAACAAAGATGTGGATGTTCTGCTGCTTCTGTCTGACAAGGCATATTACATTGCTTA TTACGATGAAGAAGCAGATAAAGTTAACCAATACCAGCGTCTCAATTTAGATGGTTtggaaaagattgaaattg GTCCAGAGCCTACTCTGTTTGGGAAGCCAAAGTTCTGCTGTATGCGTTTGCATTACAGAAATCAAGAAACAAGTGGCTACTTTCACACACTGAGAGCAGCAACACGGAATCCTGAGGATGATGGAAAAG ATACATTGCAATGCATAGCTGAGATGCTTCGCATAACAAAACAAGCCACGGGGCTCGATTGTCTTGTGGTTGAAAAGAAGCTTGATAG ACGACAGAGTAAACCTTATGAGGATATCATGGGGATTCAGAACAAACCTGCTGATCAGGTCCAGGGTAGCTCCGGTCTGGCACAGGGCAGGAGTTACCTCCTCAACAAATTTTCCTCTCTCAATCAGAAAGTCAAACAGACCAAGACGAATGTGAACATTGGCCCCTTCAAACCCCTTGGGAAGCTGGGTAACTTCTCTAAGCCTGAAGTGAAAGTCAATTTCCTAAAACCAACTATGCATGTCAACCTGTGGAAGTCAGACAGCAGTTTGGAAACATCAGATAATGTCCCAAGTACGGGAGTGTTGAAGGACATCGGTGACGAGCACTCTGAAATCTCAGATGACTCTGACTCCTATAATTCAGACCCAGAACAACCATGTTCTGGTTCTTTAGAAAATGTGGACTATGTGCTGCCTAGCTGCGGCATAGTAGCATCAAACCCACGTCTGGGCAGCCGCTCCCAGTCTATTGGTAGCGTGGAGTTGAATATCCCTTCTGTTATCCGGGTCACTGGCTGTGACGGAAAGCAGGAAAGCTCCTCTCAAGTCAGTGATGACAAATCTCCTGGGGCCGCCTCACTGGCTGAAGAAGCCATTCTGATTGACTTTGGTACTCCTATTGATGCCTATTGCCACCAGTTTGTTCATGATGCACAAACCAAACCTGTTGAGGTGTTTGGAGAACAGCTACCAGCTGCTGTCCCACCACTCAACCCCCTGGTGCCTGTGCAGAACAAATCCCCAGCAGACTCAGACAAACAGCCAAGTTCCACAACACAGCATCAGCAAAAAGAGCCTCAGCTCCCCAGACCATCCCAGCTAGACGTTCAGTCCACTACCTCCAGTTCCAACCTCCTcacagtccagaaacctagctCTGCGGTCTCAGGAGGCTCTCAGAGGAGTCTGTGTTCACATTTGGAGGGAAGCCTCGGCCCTTCACCTGCTGACAGCAACGGCAGCCGAGTGGTGTCCCCCTTTGCCAAGATCAAGAGCTCCATGGTCCAAGTGGCCAGCCTCACCCAGGCTGGGTTTACCCAGGGCATCAACTTTGCTGTGGCAAAGGTACAGAAGAGCCCCGACCCAGATACTGTCAATGAGACCCAAGAGAGTGAGCTGAAGGCAATGTTTACACAGTGCCAGACCAGGATCATTCAGATCTAG
- the inpp5f gene encoding phosphatidylinositide phosphatase SAC2 isoform X3 gives MLLLSSHLSECEESCTHDAAPPFFCLLLADLPLGLVLIRQKALVGHLPGNHKVYKITKIAVIPLSDEEPQELELELCKKHHFGIDKPEKLTQSPDDSKFLMKTLSQIKSNVAVPIKKKYSPAFQVKENKEKERLERRLLDELYKIFMDSDSFYYSMTYDLTNSVQRQGDSNKSNLPLWKQVDDRFFWNKHMIQDLIDLQVPEVDVWVVPIIQGFVQVEELVVNYNETSDDDRSSPETPPQEITCVDDIHPRFTVALISRRSRHRAGMRYKRRGVDADGHVANYVETEQLIHVHSHTLSFVQTRGSVPVFWSQAGYRYNPRPRLEKGEKETMSYFAAHFEEQLKLYKKQVIVNLVDQSGREKIIGDAYIKQVLLYNNPNLTYVSFDFHEHCRGMKFENVQILTDAISDIIADMKWAWVDQAGVICKQEGIFRVNCMDCLDRTNVVQAAVARVVMEQQLKKLGVMPPEQPLPPKCYRIYQIMWANNGDTISKQYAGTAALKGDFTRTGERKLAGVMKDGVNSANRYYLNRFRDAYRQAVIDLMMGLPVTEDLYSIFSKEKEHEEKEKESQRGAQEQVSLLLQTYMQLLLLDDEKFHGGWALINCDMSLIDATNKDVDVLLLLSDKAYYIAYYDEEADKVNQYQRLNLDGLEKIEIGPEPTLFGKPKFCCMRLHYRNQETSGYFHTLRAATRNPEDDGKDTLQCIAEMLRITKQATGLDCLVVEKKLDRRQSKPYEDIMGIQNKPADQVQGSSGLAQGRSYLLNKFSSLNQKVKQTKTNVNIGPFKPLGKLGNFSKPEVKVNFLKPTMHVNLWKSDSSLETSDNVPSTGVLKDIGDEHSEISDDSDSYNSDPEQPCSGSLENVDYVLPSCGIVASNPRLGSRSQSIGSVELNIPSVIRVTGCDGKQESSSQVSDDKSPGAASLAEEAILIDFGTPIDAYCHQFVHDAQTKPVEVFGEQLPAAVPPLNPLVPVQNKSPADSDKQPSSTTQHQQKEPQLPRPSQLDVQSTTSSSNLLTVQKPSSAVSGGSQRSLCSHLEGSLGPSPADSNGSRVVSPFAKIKSSMVQVASLTQAGFTQGINFAVAKVQKSPDPDTVNETQESELKAMFTQCQTRIIQI, from the exons ATGCTG CTGCTTTCTTCACACCTTTCAGAATGTGAAGAATCCTGCACCCATGACGCAGCTCCCCCcttcttctgtctcctcttgGCAGATCTTCCTCTTGGCCTCGTATTAATCCGCCAGAAAGCCCTGGTGGGCCATTTACCAGGCAACCACAAAGTGTACAAGATCACCAAGATAGCTGTCATCCCTCTGTCTGACGAGGAGCCCCAGGAGCTTGAGCTGGAG ctttgtAAGAAGCATCACTTTGGAATCGACAAGCCAGAGAAACTGACCCAGTCTCCTGATGACTCCAAGTTTTTGATGAAAACTTTAAGTCAGATCAAATCTAATGTAGCTGTGCCCATCAAGAAAAAG TATTCCCCTGCCTTCCAGGtcaaggaaaacaaagaaaaagaacgGTTGGAGAGGCGTCTGTTGGATGAGCTCTACAAGATATTCATGGACTCAGATTCCTTCTATTACAGCATGACCTATGACTTGACAAACAGTGTGCAGCGTCAAGGAGACTCCAATAAGTCCAACTTACCCCTGTGGAAACAG GTGGATGACCGTTTTTTCTGGAATAAACACATGATCCAAGATCTTATTGACCTTCAG GTACCAGAGGTTGACGTCTGGGTGGTACCAATCATCCAGGGGTTTGTCCAGGTAGAGGAACTTGTTGTGAACTACAATGAGACCTCTGATGACGACAGGAGCAGCCCTGAGACACCACCACAAGAAATCACCTGTGTTGATGACATCCATCCCCGTTTCACTGTGGCCCTAATCTCCAGGCGGAGCCGCCACCGTGCAG GGATGCGCTACAAACGCAGAGGGGTTGATGCAGATGGCCATGTGGCCAACTATGTGGAAACAGAGCAGCTGATCCATGTGCACAGCCACACTCTGTCCTTTGTGCAGACTCGTGGCTCAGTGCCTGTCTTCTGGAGCCAGGCAGGGTATCGCTACAATCCCCGGCCACGCTTAGAAAAAG gagagaaagagactaTGTCTTACTTTGCTGCTCATTTTGAAGAACAGCTCAAACTTTATAAGAAGCAG GTCATCGTTAACTTGGTGGATCAAAGTGGACgagagaagatcattggtgatgCTTATATAAAGCAAGTTCTACTTTACAACAACCCAAACCTCACATATGTTTCATTTGATTTCCATGAACATTG CCGAGGTATGAAGTTTGAAAATGTGCAGATACTGACCGATGCAATTTCTGATATCATCGCTGACATGAAGTGGGCCTG GGTGGACCAAGCCGGAGTCATCTGCAAACAGGAGGGAATCTTTAGAGTCAACTGTATGGATTGTCTTGACAGGACCAACGTGGTTCAGGCTGCTGTTGCTCGGGTGGTGATGGAGCAACAG CTGAAGAAACTGGGTGTGATGCCTCCAGAGCAGCCTTTACCTCCGAAGTGCTATAGGATTTATCAGATAATGTGGGCCAACAATGGAGACACTATCAGTAAACAGTATGCAGGCACAGCAGCACTTAAG GGAGATTTTACCAGGACAGGGGAGAGGAAACTGGCTGGAGTAATGAAGGACGGAGTGAACTCTGCCAACCGCTACTATCTGAACCGCTTTAGGGATGCTTACAGACAAGCAGTCATTG ACTTGATGATGGGGCTGCCAGTGACAGAGGATCTCTACTCCATCTTCAGCAAAGAGAAGGAgcatgaagagaaagagaaagagagccAAAGGGGAGCTCAGGAGCAAGTTAGCCTCCTGCTGCAGACCTACATGCAGCTTTTGCTCCTAGATGATGAGAAGTTTCATGGTGGTTGGGCGCTCATCAATTGTGACATGAG CCTCATTGACGCAACCAACAAAGATGTGGATGTTCTGCTGCTTCTGTCTGACAAGGCATATTACATTGCTTA TTACGATGAAGAAGCAGATAAAGTTAACCAATACCAGCGTCTCAATTTAGATGGTTtggaaaagattgaaattg GTCCAGAGCCTACTCTGTTTGGGAAGCCAAAGTTCTGCTGTATGCGTTTGCATTACAGAAATCAAGAAACAAGTGGCTACTTTCACACACTGAGAGCAGCAACACGGAATCCTGAGGATGATGGAAAAG ATACATTGCAATGCATAGCTGAGATGCTTCGCATAACAAAACAAGCCACGGGGCTCGATTGTCTTGTGGTTGAAAAGAAGCTTGATAG ACGACAGAGTAAACCTTATGAGGATATCATGGGGATTCAGAACAAACCTGCTGATCAGGTCCAGGGTAGCTCCGGTCTGGCACAGGGCAGGAGTTACCTCCTCAACAAATTTTCCTCTCTCAATCAGAAAGTCAAACAGACCAAGACGAATGTGAACATTGGCCCCTTCAAACCCCTTGGGAAGCTGGGTAACTTCTCTAAGCCTGAAGTGAAAGTCAATTTCCTAAAACCAACTATGCATGTCAACCTGTGGAAGTCAGACAGCAGTTTGGAAACATCAGATAATGTCCCAAGTACGGGAGTGTTGAAGGACATCGGTGACGAGCACTCTGAAATCTCAGATGACTCTGACTCCTATAATTCAGACCCAGAACAACCATGTTCTGGTTCTTTAGAAAATGTGGACTATGTGCTGCCTAGCTGCGGCATAGTAGCATCAAACCCACGTCTGGGCAGCCGCTCCCAGTCTATTGGTAGCGTGGAGTTGAATATCCCTTCTGTTATCCGGGTCACTGGCTGTGACGGAAAGCAGGAAAGCTCCTCTCAAGTCAGTGATGACAAATCTCCTGGGGCCGCCTCACTGGCTGAAGAAGCCATTCTGATTGACTTTGGTACTCCTATTGATGCCTATTGCCACCAGTTTGTTCATGATGCACAAACCAAACCTGTTGAGGTGTTTGGAGAACAGCTACCAGCTGCTGTCCCACCACTCAACCCCCTGGTGCCTGTGCAGAACAAATCCCCAGCAGACTCAGACAAACAGCCAAGTTCCACAACACAGCATCAGCAAAAAGAGCCTCAGCTCCCCAGACCATCCCAGCTAGACGTTCAGTCCACTACCTCCAGTTCCAACCTCCTcacagtccagaaacctagctCTGCGGTCTCAGGAGGCTCTCAGAGGAGTCTGTGTTCACATTTGGAGGGAAGCCTCGGCCCTTCACCTGCTGACAGCAACGGCAGCCGAGTGGTGTCCCCCTTTGCCAAGATCAAGAGCTCCATGGTCCAAGTGGCCAGCCTCACCCAGGCTGGGTTTACCCAGGGCATCAACTTTGCTGTGGCAAAGGTACAGAAGAGCCCCGACCCAGATACTGTCAATGAGACCCAAGAGAGTGAGCTGAAGGCAATGTTTACACAGTGCCAGACCAGGATCATTCAGATCTAG